One Gimesia sp. genomic window carries:
- a CDS encoding protoglobin family protein — protein MKHIDEEKLEVDLSYRFQYLVEFIGITEDDLGAIHGAAGILEPLVPALVDAVYDQLFRYDCTKRHFLPRQSGYEGEIPESLETLTLDHEMIQFRKQHLARYLESLVTRPYDGKMVEYLDMVGKIHTPKAGSKDLNVPLVQMNALMGFVSTALISTILGLNLDRETEVKTLVAFNKLLWVQNDLITRHYQA, from the coding sequence ATGAAGCATATTGATGAAGAAAAACTGGAAGTTGATCTGTCCTACCGGTTCCAGTATCTCGTGGAATTCATTGGGATTACGGAAGACGATCTGGGGGCTATTCATGGTGCGGCGGGCATTCTGGAACCTCTGGTACCGGCCCTGGTTGATGCAGTATATGATCAACTCTTCAGATATGATTGCACAAAACGACATTTCTTGCCACGCCAATCCGGATATGAGGGGGAAATTCCCGAAAGCCTCGAAACGCTGACCCTGGACCACGAAATGATCCAGTTTCGCAAACAGCATCTGGCCCGTTATCTGGAATCGCTGGTTACCCGGCCTTATGACGGAAAGATGGTGGAATACCTGGACATGGTCGGCAAAATCCACACCCCCAAAGCGGGCAGCAAAGACCTGAATGTGCCCCTCGTGCAGATGAACGCACTGATGGGGTTCGTCTCAACTGCGCTGATCAGCACGATTCTGGGCCTGAATCTGGATCGCGAAACCGAAGTCAAAACCCTGGTCGCGTTCAATAAGCTGCTCTGGGTACAGAACGATCTGATCACCCGCCATTACCAGGCGTAG